The following are encoded together in the Actinoplanes sp. N902-109 genome:
- a CDS encoding Nif3-like dinuclear metal center hexameric protein, whose product MTDSAADPPTVREVVAALDARYPHAWAEPWDRVGLVLGEFDLPVRTVLGVVDVVPETVEQAVEAGADLIVAHHPLLLKGVSSVAPDTYKGRIVHRLIKADVALYVAHTNADVAHPGVSDALADRLGLTMLRPLVDHGEGRGIGRVGELATPLSLAALTDFVAARLPSTSAGVRAAGDPARTIRTLAVSGGAGDSFLRAAKEAGADAYLCADLRHHPASEHVAAGGPALIDVAHWASERPWLDEVAGWLRAQFGVTVVVSDLDTDPWTVHSVSIDKENHP is encoded by the coding sequence GTGACCGACTCCGCCGCAGACCCGCCCACCGTCCGTGAGGTGGTGGCCGCCCTCGACGCGCGCTACCCGCACGCCTGGGCCGAGCCGTGGGACCGGGTGGGTCTCGTGCTCGGCGAGTTCGACCTGCCGGTGCGCACCGTGCTGGGCGTGGTCGACGTCGTGCCCGAGACCGTCGAACAAGCGGTCGAGGCCGGCGCCGACCTGATCGTCGCCCACCACCCGCTGCTGCTCAAGGGCGTCTCCTCGGTGGCACCCGACACCTACAAGGGCCGCATCGTGCACCGGCTGATCAAGGCCGACGTGGCGCTCTATGTCGCGCACACCAACGCGGACGTGGCCCACCCCGGCGTCTCCGACGCGCTGGCCGACCGGCTCGGGCTGACGATGCTGCGCCCGCTCGTCGACCACGGCGAGGGCCGGGGGATCGGCCGGGTCGGCGAGCTGGCCACCCCGCTGTCCCTGGCCGCGTTGACCGACTTCGTGGCGGCGCGGCTGCCCTCCACCAGCGCCGGGGTCCGCGCGGCCGGCGATCCCGCCCGGACGATCCGCACCCTGGCCGTCAGCGGCGGCGCCGGTGACAGCTTCCTGCGCGCCGCGAAGGAAGCCGGCGCGGATGCCTATCTCTGCGCCGACCTGCGCCACCACCCCGCGAGCGAACACGTGGCGGCGGGTGGCCCGGCCCTGATCGACGTCGCCCACTGGGCCAGCGAGCGGCCCTGGCTCGACGAGGTGGCCGGCTGGCTGCGCGCGCAGTTCGGCGTCACCGTCGTCGTGTCCGACCTGGACACCGACCCCTGGACCGTGCACTCGGTCAGCATCGATAAGGAGAACCACCCGTGA
- a CDS encoding zinc ribbon domain-containing protein, producing MKAAPEAQRRLLDLQAVDTALNQLAHRRKSLPELAEIDTVSREISVLEDERVRAQVAVDDLDRDISRFEKDIDQVRTRKQRDQARLDAGGALREIEGLQHELATLNRRQSELEDAELELMERRETAEQTLNEVKKRITEAVERRSAAEARRDETLAEIAKEQEFKTQSRAPLANDLPADLVQLYDKIRTETGLGAALFRSGRCGGCRIELYGADLARVKGAAADEVVRCEECRRIMVRTAESGL from the coding sequence GTGAAGGCCGCCCCGGAAGCCCAGCGCCGCCTGCTCGACCTGCAGGCCGTCGACACCGCGCTCAACCAGCTCGCGCACCGCCGCAAGTCGCTGCCCGAGCTGGCCGAGATCGACACCGTCTCGCGGGAGATCTCGGTCCTGGAGGACGAGCGGGTCCGCGCCCAGGTGGCCGTCGACGACCTCGACCGCGACATCAGCCGCTTCGAGAAGGACATCGACCAGGTCCGCACCCGCAAGCAGCGCGACCAGGCCCGGCTCGACGCCGGTGGCGCGCTCCGCGAGATCGAGGGTCTGCAGCACGAGCTGGCCACGCTCAACCGCCGTCAGTCCGAGCTCGAGGACGCCGAGCTGGAGCTGATGGAGCGGCGCGAGACCGCCGAGCAGACGCTCAACGAGGTCAAGAAGCGGATCACCGAGGCGGTCGAGCGGCGCTCGGCGGCCGAGGCCCGGCGCGACGAGACGCTCGCCGAGATCGCCAAGGAGCAGGAGTTCAAGACCCAGTCACGGGCGCCGCTCGCCAACGACCTGCCCGCCGACCTGGTCCAGCTCTACGACAAGATCCGCACCGAGACCGGCCTGGGCGCGGCGCTGTTCCGCTCCGGCCGCTGCGGTGGCTGCCGCATCGAGCTGTACGGCGCTGACCTCGCGCGGGTCAAGGGTGCTGCCGCCGACGAGGTCGTCCGCTGCGAGGAATGCCGCCGCATCATGGTCCGTACGGCCGAGTCGGGGCTATGA
- a CDS encoding bifunctional RNase H/acid phosphatase gives MSDLRVIVEADGGSRGNPGPAGYGAVVRDITSGDVLLERYASLGTTTNNVAEYSGLIAGLQAAADLGAAHVGVRMDSKLVIEQMSGRWQIKNPGLRPLAAEAATLVTRFASVTFEWIPRERNKLADALANRAMDEAAGKPVADVVPEPAAPRSWAPPSLDNATRIILVRHGETALTQQGRYSGRGDVPLSDEGQAQAMAAAGRVAGISRDVAAVVSSPLRRCTRTAELIAAELGTVPVTVVPDLIECDFGDWEGLSFAEVRDRWPAEMDRWLDSTSVAPPGGESFQQVAKRVRGALATLLSAYPGQTIVVVSHVSPIKLILRDALGAGDAFLHRLFLDAAGISLLDMWPDGGIAVRSVNETAHLR, from the coding sequence ATGAGCGACCTGCGAGTGATCGTCGAGGCCGACGGCGGTTCCCGGGGCAATCCCGGGCCCGCCGGGTACGGCGCCGTGGTGCGCGACATCACCAGCGGCGACGTGCTGCTGGAACGCTATGCGTCGCTCGGCACGACCACGAACAACGTCGCGGAGTATTCCGGCCTGATCGCCGGGCTGCAGGCCGCGGCGGACCTCGGGGCCGCGCACGTCGGCGTACGGATGGACTCCAAGCTCGTCATCGAGCAGATGTCCGGCCGCTGGCAGATCAAGAACCCCGGCCTGCGCCCGCTCGCCGCCGAGGCCGCCACCCTGGTCACCCGGTTCGCCTCGGTGACCTTCGAGTGGATCCCGCGCGAGCGCAACAAGCTGGCCGACGCCCTGGCCAACCGCGCCATGGACGAGGCCGCCGGCAAGCCCGTGGCCGACGTGGTGCCGGAACCGGCCGCCCCGAGGAGCTGGGCGCCGCCGTCCCTCGACAACGCGACCCGGATCATCCTCGTGCGCCACGGCGAGACCGCGCTCACCCAGCAGGGCCGCTACTCCGGCCGCGGTGACGTCCCGCTCTCCGACGAGGGTCAGGCCCAGGCCATGGCCGCGGCCGGGCGGGTGGCCGGCATCAGCCGCGATGTCGCGGCCGTCGTCTCCTCACCCTTGCGCAGATGTACGCGCACAGCCGAGTTGATCGCCGCCGAGCTGGGCACCGTGCCGGTCACCGTGGTCCCCGACCTGATCGAGTGCGACTTCGGCGACTGGGAGGGCCTGAGCTTCGCCGAGGTGCGGGACCGCTGGCCGGCCGAGATGGACCGCTGGCTCGACTCCACCTCGGTGGCACCGCCGGGCGGCGAGTCCTTCCAGCAGGTCGCGAAGCGGGTGCGCGGTGCACTGGCGACGCTGCTGTCGGCGTACCCGGGTCAGACGATCGTCGTGGTTTCGCACGTCTCCCCGATCAAGCTGATCCTGCGCGACGCGCTCGGGGCCGGGGACGCCTTCCTGCACCGGCTGTTCCTCGACGCGGCCGGCATCTCGTTGCTGGACATGTGGCCGGACGGTGGCATCGCCGTCCGCTCCGTCAACGAGACAGCCCACCTGCGCTGA
- a CDS encoding VOC family protein yields the protein MRYLMKQPVLNEELSNFVLPLAHFDGVALQARDPRRLAAFWQRILPSATFHPDRLVLSPGPQRAHAEKIRLLPTRTIGDDPARVHFDVRLPGPDPAPLLDAGATLVREPGDDPWWVLQDPEGNEFCTFAAVDDRPAGVFEIVVKCGNAHALAFWWGRVLGGSVEPEGEAAAVKGAPDFPWDYMTFDPVPEPRTGPNRMHWHLNLRDPDPLELVKLGATVLRRPFEPMPCDISDGHWLLADPEGNEFCAVPGKRDIPGQRARS from the coding sequence ATGCGGTATCTCATGAAACAACCCGTGCTGAACGAGGAATTGTCTAATTTTGTCTTACCCCTGGCGCACTTCGACGGTGTGGCCCTGCAAGCCCGGGACCCCCGCCGGCTCGCCGCGTTCTGGCAACGGATTCTGCCGTCCGCAACGTTCCACCCCGACCGGCTGGTGCTGAGCCCCGGACCGCAGCGCGCCCACGCCGAGAAGATCCGGCTGCTGCCCACCCGGACGATCGGCGACGACCCGGCCCGCGTCCATTTCGACGTCCGCCTGCCCGGCCCCGACCCCGCCCCGCTGCTCGACGCGGGCGCCACCCTGGTGCGCGAGCCCGGCGACGACCCCTGGTGGGTGCTCCAGGACCCGGAGGGCAACGAGTTCTGTACGTTCGCAGCCGTCGACGACCGCCCCGCCGGGGTCTTCGAAATCGTCGTCAAATGCGGCAACGCCCACGCGCTGGCCTTCTGGTGGGGCCGGGTGCTCGGCGGCTCCGTCGAACCCGAAGGTGAGGCGGCAGCCGTGAAGGGCGCCCCCGACTTTCCCTGGGACTACATGACCTTCGACCCGGTGCCCGAGCCCCGGACCGGCCCCAACCGCATGCACTGGCACCTCAACCTGCGCGACCCCGACCCGCTGGAACTCGTCAAACTCGGCGCGACCGTCCTGCGCCGCCCGTTCGAACCGATGCCCTGCGACATCAGCGACGGCCACTGGCTGCTGGCCGACCCCGAAGGCAACGAGTTCTGCGCGGTCCCCGGCAAACGCGACATCCCCGGCCAGCGCGCCCGCTCCTGA
- a CDS encoding MarR family winged helix-turn-helix transcriptional regulator, with protein MDDESALGSIETQVAMLIRLGEATRRSSPRPHRALDRAAYVILRLLRESGPQNISTVAQRLSLDGSTVTRQVSAMHREGLVERSPDPDDGRGTVIAATKRGLDQVEAVSKARRELYDTILKDWNAQDRADLAVALERLTHDMDAYMKGRGPN; from the coding sequence ATGGACGATGAATCGGCGCTCGGCAGCATCGAGACTCAGGTCGCGATGCTGATCCGGCTGGGTGAGGCCACCCGGCGCAGCTCGCCGCGACCGCATCGGGCGCTGGACCGGGCTGCCTACGTGATCCTGCGGTTGCTGCGCGAGTCCGGGCCGCAGAACATCTCCACCGTCGCGCAGCGGCTCAGCCTCGACGGTTCCACGGTGACGCGCCAGGTCAGCGCCATGCACCGGGAGGGGCTGGTGGAGCGCAGCCCCGATCCCGACGACGGGCGCGGCACCGTCATCGCCGCCACCAAGCGCGGGCTCGACCAGGTCGAGGCGGTCAGCAAGGCGCGCCGCGAGTTGTACGACACCATCCTCAAGGACTGGAACGCCCAGGATCGCGCGGATCTCGCCGTCGCACTGGAACGGCTGACCCACGACATGGACGCCTACATGAAGGGCCGCGGCCCCAACTGA
- the mctP gene encoding monocarboxylate uptake permease MctP, protein MSDHITEIVVFTFLFLLVSAVGFVAARWRAPKDMAHLDEWGLGGRSFGGWITWFLVGGDLYTAYTFVAVPALIFGAGAAGFFAVPYTIIVYPIFFLVLIRLWSVSHRHGFVTPADFVRTRFGSPTLALLVAITGIVATMPYIALQLIGIEAVLKTMGVTGDSALARHLPIIIAFAILAAYTYQSGLRAPALIAFVKDTLIYIVIVVAVLYLPYKLGGWGSIFDDAQAKFQASPAPGDGITLNANNQLQYITLALGSALALFLYPHSITGVLASKNRNVIKRNMSALPAYSFLLGLIALLGYMAISAGVKPLPGAKAGSVDSNTVVPLLFDQQFPSWFAGVAFAAIGIGALVPAAIMSIAAANLFTRNIYKEYLRRDATPAQEAKVSKITSLLVKVGAVACIIFLDPQFSIDLQLIGGVIILQTAPSVALGLFTRWFHRGGLIAGWIAGMGLGMWMLYDIPNAATKRAHFGGSAFPLNDFGFDTPRTIYVGFVAVAVNLLVAVIVTLVLRAAKTPDGADGTTTDDYFADAGDPRLEQERTTPDAIGSST, encoded by the coding sequence ATGAGCGACCACATCACCGAGATCGTCGTCTTCACGTTTTTGTTCCTGCTGGTGTCCGCAGTGGGTTTCGTGGCCGCCCGGTGGCGCGCCCCGAAGGACATGGCACACCTGGACGAATGGGGACTCGGCGGGCGCAGCTTCGGCGGCTGGATCACCTGGTTCCTGGTCGGCGGTGACCTCTACACCGCGTACACCTTCGTGGCGGTGCCGGCGCTCATCTTCGGGGCGGGAGCGGCAGGGTTCTTCGCCGTTCCGTACACGATCATCGTCTATCCGATTTTCTTCCTCGTCCTGATCCGGCTCTGGTCGGTGTCGCACCGGCACGGATTCGTCACCCCGGCCGATTTCGTACGGACGCGGTTCGGTTCGCCCACACTGGCGTTGCTCGTCGCGATCACCGGGATCGTGGCGACCATGCCGTACATCGCCCTGCAGTTGATCGGTATCGAAGCGGTGCTCAAGACGATGGGCGTGACCGGTGACAGCGCGCTCGCCCGGCATCTGCCGATCATCATCGCGTTCGCGATCCTGGCGGCGTACACGTATCAATCGGGGCTGCGCGCACCCGCGCTGATCGCTTTCGTGAAGGACACGCTGATCTACATCGTCATCGTGGTGGCGGTGCTGTACCTGCCGTACAAGCTGGGCGGCTGGGGTTCCATCTTCGACGACGCGCAGGCCAAGTTCCAGGCCTCACCGGCACCGGGCGACGGCATCACGCTCAACGCCAACAACCAGTTGCAATACATCACGCTGGCGCTGGGGTCGGCGCTCGCGCTGTTCCTCTACCCGCACAGCATCACCGGTGTGCTGGCGAGCAAGAACCGCAACGTCATCAAGCGGAACATGTCGGCGCTGCCCGCCTACAGTTTCCTGCTCGGCCTGATCGCCCTGCTCGGTTACATGGCCATCTCGGCCGGGGTGAAACCGCTGCCCGGCGCGAAGGCCGGCAGCGTCGACAGCAACACGGTCGTACCGCTGCTGTTCGATCAGCAATTCCCGTCCTGGTTCGCGGGGGTCGCATTCGCGGCCATCGGTATCGGCGCGCTGGTGCCGGCGGCCATCATGTCGATCGCGGCAGCCAATCTGTTCACCCGCAACATCTACAAGGAATACCTGCGGCGCGACGCCACCCCGGCGCAGGAGGCCAAGGTCTCCAAGATCACCTCGCTGCTGGTCAAGGTGGGCGCGGTTGCCTGCATCATCTTCCTCGACCCGCAGTTCTCCATCGACCTGCAGCTCATCGGTGGCGTCATCATCCTGCAGACGGCACCGTCGGTGGCGCTGGGCCTGTTCACCCGCTGGTTCCATCGTGGCGGTCTGATCGCCGGCTGGATCGCGGGCATGGGCCTGGGGATGTGGATGCTCTACGACATCCCCAACGCGGCCACCAAGCGCGCCCACTTCGGCGGTTCGGCGTTCCCGTTGAACGACTTCGGTTTCGACACCCCGAGGACCATCTATGTCGGCTTCGTGGCCGTGGCGGTCAACCTGCTGGTCGCGGTGATCGTGACGCTGGTCCTGCGGGCGGCGAAGACCCCGGACGGCGCGGACGGCACGACGACCGACGACTACTTCGCCGACGCCGGCGACCCGCGCCTGGAGCAGGAACGAACCACGCCGGACGCCATCGGCTCCTCGACCTGA
- a CDS encoding DUF3311 domain-containing protein: MTEPKPRSDRSPWNWLLVIPIALPLITPLFNADSPRLWGFPAFYWLQFAFILVGVATTSVVFQMTRKR; the protein is encoded by the coding sequence ATGACGGAACCGAAACCCCGCAGCGACCGCAGCCCGTGGAACTGGCTGCTGGTCATCCCGATCGCCTTGCCCCTGATCACGCCGCTGTTCAACGCCGACTCCCCGCGGCTCTGGGGCTTCCCGGCGTTCTACTGGCTGCAGTTCGCCTTCATCCTCGTCGGTGTCGCCACGACAAGCGTCGTCTTTCAGATGACCCGGAAGCGGTGA
- a CDS encoding glycoside hydrolase family 18 protein, with the protein MRILPAVVAALIGVTAAAAPAEAHSKDRYVKVGYFTQWGIYGRDFQLAKVDKSGAASRLTHLNYAFGPVTAAGVCDSADPWADWQTPFSAALSVDGVADTADQPFAGNLHQLAELKRKHPGLRVLISLGGWSGSSYFSDAALTDASRKKLVSSCVDLWIKGNLPGLSAGVAQGIFDGVDLDWEWPGSDGDAGNVVRPEDKHNFTLLTAEFRKQLDALSRRTHKRYDLTAFLPAAPAKMDAGFEARRIFKYLDFGTVQGYDFHGSWETRTNQQSAIRVPAGAPDSPDFSLENAITAWRSRGAPSSQLVLGIPYYGQGWTGTSGLFQPATGGAPGTFAVGTEDYKVLKTLPAQGYTAHRDWRAGFSYLFDGTTFWTYDDPAQISQKTAWIRSQRLGGAMMWSLDGDDAQASLTRAVAAGL; encoded by the coding sequence ATGCGCATCCTTCCCGCCGTTGTCGCGGCGCTGATCGGCGTCACTGCTGCCGCCGCGCCCGCCGAGGCTCATAGCAAGGATCGTTACGTCAAGGTCGGGTACTTCACGCAGTGGGGAATCTATGGCCGCGACTTCCAGCTGGCCAAGGTGGACAAGTCCGGTGCGGCCAGCCGGCTGACCCACCTCAATTACGCTTTCGGGCCGGTCACCGCGGCCGGGGTCTGCGATTCGGCCGATCCGTGGGCGGACTGGCAGACGCCGTTCTCCGCCGCGCTGAGTGTGGACGGGGTCGCGGACACCGCGGACCAGCCGTTCGCCGGGAACCTCCATCAGCTGGCCGAACTCAAGCGTAAGCACCCCGGTCTGCGGGTGCTCATCTCGTTGGGCGGATGGAGCGGGTCCAGCTATTTCTCCGACGCCGCGCTCACCGATGCCTCGCGCAAGAAGCTGGTGAGTTCGTGTGTGGACCTGTGGATCAAGGGCAATCTGCCGGGGTTGTCGGCCGGCGTGGCGCAGGGCATTTTCGACGGGGTCGACCTCGACTGGGAATGGCCCGGTTCGGACGGTGACGCGGGCAATGTCGTCCGGCCCGAGGACAAGCACAATTTCACGCTGCTGACCGCGGAGTTCCGCAAGCAGCTCGATGCTCTGTCGCGCAGGACGCACAAGCGCTACGACCTGACTGCTTTCCTGCCGGCCGCGCCGGCCAAGATGGATGCCGGGTTCGAGGCCCGCAGGATCTTCAAATACCTCGATTTCGGTACGGTGCAGGGGTACGACTTCCACGGCTCGTGGGAGACGCGCACCAACCAGCAGTCGGCGATCCGGGTGCCGGCCGGCGCACCGGACAGCCCCGACTTCTCGCTCGAGAACGCCATCACGGCGTGGCGCAGCCGCGGGGCGCCGTCGTCGCAACTGGTCCTGGGCATCCCCTACTACGGGCAGGGCTGGACCGGCACGTCGGGGTTGTTTCAGCCCGCGACCGGTGGGGCGCCGGGCACCTTCGCGGTGGGCACCGAGGACTACAAGGTGCTCAAGACGTTGCCGGCCCAGGGGTACACCGCGCACCGGGACTGGCGGGCCGGCTTCTCGTACCTGTTCGACGGCACGACGTTCTGGACCTACGACGATCCTGCGCAGATCTCGCAGAAGACGGCGTGGATCCGCAGCCAGCGGCTGGGCGGGGCGATGATGTGGTCGCTCGACGGCGATGACGCGCAGGCGTCGCTGACCCGTGCGGTAGCTGCCGGTTTGTGA
- a CDS encoding nucleotidyltransferase domain-containing protein has product MHDGPQRELIDKVRQACLEDPALDAALMYGSFAQGTADEHSDIEFWLFFARPQPDPAAWINRVSPARYVLLNEFGAHVAIFPGLIRGEFHFAGTADMAAVAAWPAAPVVPLVDRRAALPQPAAPIDMSADICGRFANWLLLAHHVGRRGETLRRRDALAHAQRHLLWMARLASGRTGHWLTPSRQAEAELDLALVARFDRTHEDVRAAWHLGRDLWHRLDPNPPRDLIEDLDRAIGRP; this is encoded by the coding sequence GTGCATGACGGACCGCAACGGGAACTGATCGACAAGGTCCGGCAGGCCTGCCTGGAGGACCCGGCGCTGGACGCGGCGCTGATGTACGGCTCGTTCGCGCAGGGCACCGCGGACGAGCACAGCGACATCGAGTTCTGGCTGTTCTTCGCCCGGCCGCAGCCCGACCCGGCCGCCTGGATCAACCGCGTGTCCCCGGCCCGGTACGTGCTGCTCAACGAGTTCGGCGCGCACGTCGCCATCTTCCCGGGCCTGATCCGGGGCGAATTCCACTTCGCCGGGACGGCGGACATGGCAGCGGTGGCCGCCTGGCCGGCCGCCCCGGTGGTTCCCCTCGTCGACCGCCGCGCCGCCCTGCCCCAGCCGGCCGCCCCGATCGACATGTCCGCCGACATCTGCGGTCGCTTCGCCAACTGGCTGCTGCTGGCCCACCACGTCGGCCGGCGGGGTGAGACGCTGCGCCGGCGGGACGCCCTGGCCCACGCCCAGCGGCACCTGCTGTGGATGGCCCGGCTGGCGTCCGGCCGCACCGGGCACTGGCTGACCCCGTCCCGGCAGGCGGAGGCGGAGCTGGACCTCGCGCTCGTGGCGCGCTTCGACCGTACCCACGAGGACGTGCGGGCAGCGTGGCACCTGGGCCGGGACCTGTGGCACCGGCTCGACCCGAACCCCCCGCGCGACCTGATCGAGGACCTCGACCGGGCCATCGGCCGCCCGTGA
- a CDS encoding fluorothreonine transaldolase: protein MTLNRVARLIEQEESESGTVLHLTANETLLSPAAQQVLSSPLVNRYLLEHLEMREDSPSRLNNFLYRGMNGINAIEASATEVCRQLFGAEYAEFRCLSGIHAMQTTFAALSQPGDKIMRISTKDGGHFLTELICRTFGRNSCTYAYRDISEIDLDRTREIFQRERPKLLFLDAMNYLFPFPVAELKEICGPVPLVYDASHTLGLIAGGQFQDPLGEGADILQANTHKTMFGPQKGIILGRSRGLMERISYTMSNGLVSSQHTASALALFIALHEMYTYGREYASRVVESSRYLASALHDRGVPIIAADRGFTRNHMFFVDNRPLGAGPALLERILRAGIAVNRSVAFEQTDTMRLGVQEVVRRGFTNADFDLIADWLAALLLRDADPEPIARGVKDLLATRTEIKYCEPTTAAAQQPAPETGHAPAGQLPARRWADIMLRREALDIDRPAYEGARYLGQLAGVFEHQTDSAGNISFQRDGSTFVTATGSYIKDLTPADFVELQDCTGTTLQCRGTGTPSAESYMHYLMRTTVDAAFVVHNHYIPDDDELGLIDVLVIPPKEYGSIPLAEAVAKAALQSQIIYVRRHGLVFWSASLEEGSEMLKKVTTALHAAHS, encoded by the coding sequence ATGACGCTGAACCGAGTCGCCCGGTTGATCGAACAGGAGGAGTCCGAGTCGGGCACTGTGCTGCACCTGACGGCCAATGAGACGCTGCTGTCCCCCGCCGCGCAGCAGGTGTTGTCCAGCCCGCTGGTGAACCGGTATCTGCTCGAGCATCTCGAGATGCGCGAGGATTCGCCGTCCCGGCTCAACAACTTCCTCTATCGCGGGATGAACGGGATCAACGCGATCGAGGCGTCCGCGACCGAGGTCTGCCGTCAACTGTTCGGCGCCGAGTACGCCGAGTTCCGCTGCCTGTCGGGCATTCACGCGATGCAGACCACCTTCGCGGCGCTGTCCCAGCCCGGCGACAAGATCATGCGGATCTCCACCAAGGACGGTGGCCATTTCCTCACCGAGCTGATCTGCCGCACGTTCGGGCGTAACAGCTGCACGTACGCCTATCGCGACATCTCCGAGATCGACCTGGACCGGACCCGTGAGATCTTCCAGCGGGAACGACCCAAGCTGTTGTTCCTGGACGCGATGAACTACCTCTTCCCGTTCCCGGTGGCCGAGCTCAAGGAGATCTGCGGACCGGTTCCCCTGGTGTACGACGCATCGCACACGCTCGGTCTGATCGCCGGCGGGCAGTTCCAGGACCCACTCGGTGAGGGCGCCGACATCCTGCAGGCCAACACGCACAAGACGATGTTCGGCCCGCAGAAGGGCATCATCCTCGGCCGCAGCCGGGGCCTGATGGAGCGGATCAGCTACACGATGTCCAACGGGCTGGTCAGCAGCCAGCACACCGCGTCCGCGCTGGCGTTGTTCATCGCCTTGCACGAGATGTACACGTACGGCCGGGAGTACGCGAGCAGGGTCGTGGAGAGTTCCCGCTACCTCGCGTCCGCCCTGCACGACCGCGGTGTGCCGATCATCGCGGCCGACCGTGGCTTCACCCGCAACCACATGTTCTTCGTCGACAACCGCCCGCTCGGGGCCGGCCCGGCGCTGCTGGAGCGGATCCTGCGGGCGGGCATCGCGGTCAACCGCTCGGTGGCCTTCGAGCAGACCGACACGATGCGCCTGGGCGTGCAGGAGGTCGTCCGCCGCGGCTTCACCAACGCCGACTTCGACCTGATCGCCGACTGGCTGGCCGCGCTGCTGCTGCGGGACGCGGATCCCGAGCCCATCGCCCGCGGCGTCAAGGACCTGCTGGCCACCCGCACCGAGATCAAATATTGCGAGCCCACGACCGCTGCCGCGCAGCAGCCGGCACCGGAGACCGGGCACGCACCGGCCGGCCAGCTCCCGGCGCGGCGCTGGGCGGACATCATGCTGCGCCGCGAAGCCCTCGACATCGACCGCCCGGCCTACGAGGGTGCCCGCTACCTGGGCCAGCTCGCCGGTGTCTTCGAGCACCAGACGGACTCCGCCGGCAACATCAGCTTCCAGCGCGACGGCAGCACGTTCGTCACCGCCACCGGGTCGTACATCAAGGATCTGACCCCGGCCGACTTCGTCGAGCTGCAGGACTGCACCGGTACCACCCTGCAGTGCCGCGGCACCGGAACGCCGTCGGCCGAGTCGTACATGCACTACCTGATGCGCACCACCGTCGACGCCGCGTTCGTCGTGCACAACCACTACATCCCGGACGACGACGAGCTCGGCCTGATCGACGTCCTGGTCATCCCGCCCAAGGAGTACGGCAGCATCCCGCTGGCCGAGGCGGTCGCCAAGGCCGCGCTGCAGAGCCAGATCATCTACGTACGGCGGCACGGGCTCGTCTTCTGGAGCGCATCGCTGGAGGAGGGCAGCGAGATGCTGAAGAAGGTCACCACAGCGCTGCATGCAGCGCACTCCTGA
- the mtnA gene encoding S-methyl-5-thioribose-1-phosphate isomerase: protein MRAIDWQDDAVVIIDQTLLPARAEFLVLRQPEQLVTQIQRLAVRGAMALGVAGAMGVALGAVRAREQGRDVLDAARAAAALVSRARPTAVNLAWGTARALASAPDGVDAVVATALSVRDADIAANRAIGARGAALLRGARRVLTHCNTGALASVEVGTALGVIGHLHRQDPLEMVFAAETRPLLQGARLTAWELGQARMPHRIVVDGAAAGLILSGAVDAVVVGADRIAVSGDTANKVGTVAHALAAARAGIPFVVAAPEATIAGDTPSGADIPIEERDEQEVLCVAGHRVAPPGARARNPAFDVTPADLITAIVTERRVIPLGRSDTGVSAA, encoded by the coding sequence ATGCGTGCCATCGACTGGCAGGACGATGCGGTTGTCATCATCGACCAGACACTGCTTCCCGCCCGCGCGGAGTTTCTGGTGCTGCGGCAACCGGAGCAGCTGGTGACCCAGATCCAGCGCCTCGCGGTGCGCGGTGCCATGGCCCTCGGCGTGGCCGGCGCGATGGGGGTGGCGCTCGGTGCCGTCCGGGCTCGTGAGCAGGGCCGCGACGTGCTGGACGCGGCCCGCGCCGCGGCGGCGCTGGTGAGCCGGGCACGCCCGACGGCGGTCAACCTGGCGTGGGGGACGGCCCGGGCGCTCGCGTCCGCACCGGACGGTGTCGACGCCGTGGTCGCCACCGCGCTGTCGGTGCGGGATGCCGACATCGCGGCGAACCGTGCGATCGGTGCCCGCGGGGCGGCCCTGCTGCGCGGTGCCCGGCGGGTGCTGACGCACTGCAACACCGGCGCCCTGGCATCCGTCGAGGTCGGCACCGCACTGGGTGTGATCGGGCACCTGCACCGGCAGGATCCGCTGGAGATGGTGTTCGCGGCGGAGACCCGGCCGTTGCTGCAGGGCGCTCGGCTCACCGCATGGGAACTCGGGCAGGCCCGGATGCCGCACCGGATCGTGGTGGACGGCGCGGCGGCCGGTCTGATCCTGAGCGGCGCCGTGGACGCGGTGGTGGTGGGCGCCGACCGGATCGCGGTCAGCGGTGACACCGCCAACAAGGTGGGCACGGTGGCGCACGCCCTGGCCGCCGCCCGGGCCGGGATCCCGTTCGTGGTGGCCGCGCCGGAGGCGACGATCGCCGGGGACACCCCGTCGGGAGCGGACATCCCGATCGAGGAACGCGACGAGCAGGAGGTGCTGTGCGTCGCCGGGCACCGGGTCGCACCGCCCGGCGCGCGGGCGCGCAATCCCGCGTTCGACGTCACCCCGGCCGATCTGATCACCGCGATCGTGACGGAACGGCGCGTCATCCCGCTCGGTCGTTCGGACACCGGCGTATCCGCGGCGTGA